In Maniola hyperantus chromosome 20, iAphHyp1.2, whole genome shotgun sequence, the following are encoded in one genomic region:
- the CNBP gene encoding CCHC-type zinc finger nucleic acid binding protein, which translates to MSSSVCYKCNRTGHFARECTQGGGGGGGVGARDTGFNRQREKCFKCNRTGHFARDCKEEADRCYRCNGTGHIARECAQSPDEPSCYNCNKTGHIARNCPEAGRESSGQTCYNCNKAGHISRNCPDGTKTCYVCGKPGHISRDCDESERN; encoded by the exons ATGAGTTCAAGCGTGTGCTACAAGTGCAACAGGACCGGCCATTTCGCGCGCGAGTGTACGCAaggtggcggcggcggcggcggcgtgggCGCGCGCGATACTGGCTTCAACCGCCAGCGCGAAAAGTGCTTCAAGTGCAACCGCACCGGACACTTCGCGCGGGATTGCAAGGAAGAGGCCGACCGTTGCTACAG ATGTAACGGCACGGGGCACATAGCGCGCGAGTGCGCCCAGAGCCCTGACGAGCCGTCGTGCTACAACTGCAACAAGACGGGCCACATTGCGCGGAACTGCCCCGAGGCGGGGCGCGAGTCGTCAGGCCAGACGTGCTACAACTGCAACAAGGCCGGCCATATCTCGCGCAACTGCCCCGACGGCACCAAGACGTGCTACGTGTGCGGCAAGCCGGGCCACATCTCGCGCGACTGCGACGAGTCGGAGCGGAACTAA